Proteins encoded in a region of the Anoxybacillus amylolyticus genome:
- the rpmA gene encoding 50S ribosomal protein L27 encodes MLRLDLQFFASKKGVGSTKNGRDSIAKRLGAKRADGQFVTGGSILYRQRGTKIYPGLNVGRGGDDTLYAKVDGIVRFERLGRDRKKVSVYPVTQEA; translated from the coding sequence ATGTTAAGACTTGATCTTCAATTTTTCGCATCGAAAAAAGGGGTAGGTTCAACAAAGAACGGTCGTGACTCTATTGCGAAACGTCTTGGCGCAAAACGTGCAGACGGCCAATTCGTAACAGGCGGCTCTATTCTTTACCGTCAACGCGGAACAAAAATTTACCCAGGATTAAACGTTGGCCGTGGTGGCGACGATACACTTTATGCGAAAGTAGATGGCATCGTTCGTTTCGAACGTCTTGGTCGCGATCGCAAAAAAGTGAGCGTATACCCTGTAACGCAAGAAGCATAA
- the minC gene encoding septum site-determining protein MinC codes for MNVVSKQRSYVTIKGTKDGLTLHLDDMCSYEELMTELDDKLTLNAADADGPLISVHLKIGNRYFTPTQEEEVRALVRGKKNLVVGSIESNVVTKEEAYEWKRKNEVVPVAKIIRSGQVLHVDGDLLLIGDVNPGGTVIAGGNIFILGALRGIAHAGCYGNKEAVIAASVMKPMQLRISDVMNRAPDYKTEERSEMECAYIDDTNQIVVDRLQLLTHLRPNLTRIERRL; via the coding sequence GTGAACGTTGTGAGTAAGCAAAGATCATATGTCACAATAAAAGGAACGAAAGACGGGTTGACGTTGCATCTCGATGATATGTGTTCTTACGAGGAGTTAATGACAGAGCTAGATGACAAATTAACCTTAAATGCAGCGGATGCAGACGGACCGCTCATTTCCGTACATCTAAAAATCGGGAACCGCTATTTTACACCGACACAAGAAGAGGAAGTGCGGGCGCTCGTTCGTGGCAAGAAAAATTTAGTCGTCGGATCAATTGAGAGCAATGTCGTAACGAAAGAAGAAGCATATGAATGGAAGCGAAAAAATGAGGTTGTACCCGTCGCCAAGATCATTCGTTCCGGTCAAGTGTTGCACGTAGATGGGGATTTGTTGCTTATTGGCGATGTCAATCCGGGCGGAACTGTGATTGCGGGAGGAAACATTTTCATTCTCGGGGCATTGCGCGGCATTGCCCATGCGGGTTGTTACGGCAACAAAGAAGCAGTTATCGCTGCTTCTGTGATGAAGCCGATGCAACTTCGTATTAGCGACGTGATGAATCGCGCCCCAGACTATAAGACAGAAGAACGGAGCGAAATGGAATGCGCGTATATTGATGACACGAATCAAATTGTCGTCGATCGTTTGCAGCTACTGACACATTTGCGGCCGAATTTGACAAGGATAGAAAGGAGACTGTAA
- the minD gene encoding septum site-determining protein MinD translates to MGEAIVITSGKGGVGKTTTTANLGTALALLGKRVCLVDTDIGLRNLDVVMGLENRIIYDLVDVVEGRCTVQKALVKDKRFDDKLYLLPAAQTSDKSAVMPEQMKQLVDELKQDYDYVLIDCPAGIEQGYKNAVAGADEAIVVTTPEVSAVRDADRIIGLLEKEEHIKPPRLVINRIRSHMVKNGDMLDIDEIVMHLSIDLLGIIADDENVIKASNNGEPIVLDPTSKASIAYRNIARRILGESVPLQPLEEEQKGVFSKLKKFFGVRS, encoded by the coding sequence GTGGGAGAAGCTATCGTCATTACGTCTGGAAAAGGTGGCGTTGGGAAAACGACTACAACCGCAAACTTAGGAACAGCGCTTGCGCTGTTAGGAAAACGCGTCTGCCTTGTGGATACGGATATCGGTTTGCGCAACCTCGATGTCGTGATGGGTCTTGAAAACCGCATCATCTATGATTTAGTCGATGTTGTCGAAGGGCGTTGTACCGTGCAAAAAGCGTTAGTGAAAGATAAGCGCTTTGACGATAAATTATATTTGCTTCCTGCAGCGCAAACGAGCGATAAATCAGCGGTCATGCCGGAGCAAATGAAGCAGCTTGTCGATGAATTAAAGCAAGATTACGATTACGTCTTAATCGACTGTCCTGCCGGCATTGAGCAAGGATATAAAAACGCGGTCGCTGGGGCGGATGAGGCAATTGTTGTCACGACGCCAGAAGTGTCGGCCGTGCGCGATGCTGACCGGATTATTGGATTGCTAGAAAAAGAGGAACATATTAAGCCTCCACGTCTTGTCATTAACCGCATTCGTAGCCATATGGTGAAAAATGGGGATATGCTTGATATTGACGAAATTGTCATGCATTTGTCGATCGATCTATTAGGCATTATCGCCGACGATGAAAACGTCATTAAAGCATCAAACAATGGGGAGCCGATTGTGCTTGACCCGACGAGCAAAGCATCGATTGCTTACCGAAACATCGCCAGACGAATTCTTGGGGAATCGGTACCGCTGCAGCCGTTAGAAGAAGAACAAAAAGGCGTTTTTTCCAAACTAAAAAAATTTTTCGGTGTTCGAAGCTAG
- a CDS encoding rod shape-determining protein, whose protein sequence is MFGFGTRDLGIDLGTANTLVYVKGKGIVVREPSVVALQKDTKQIVAVGNEAKNMIGRTPGNIVALRPMKDGVIADYETTAIMMKYYINQASKNKGFFAGKPYVMVCVPYGITAVEERAVIDATRQAGARDAYTIEEPFAAAIGANLPVWEPTGSMVVDIGGGTTEVAVISLGGIVTSQSIRIAGDEMDEAIIQYIRKTYNLMIGERTAEAIKVEIGSAGNPEGIGSMEIRGRDLLTGLPKTIEITAEEIAGALHDTVYAIVDSVKNTLEKTPPELAADIMDRGIVLTGGGALLRNLDKVISKETDMPVIVAENPLDCVAIGTGKALDHIHLFKNKARDHH, encoded by the coding sequence ATGTTTGGATTTGGCACAAGAGATCTTGGAATCGACTTAGGAACGGCCAACACTCTTGTATACGTAAAAGGAAAAGGAATTGTCGTGCGTGAGCCATCAGTAGTGGCATTGCAAAAAGATACAAAACAAATTGTTGCCGTCGGAAACGAAGCGAAAAATATGATCGGGCGTACGCCTGGGAATATTGTTGCTTTGCGTCCGATGAAAGACGGCGTTATCGCTGACTACGAAACGACAGCGATTATGATGAAATATTATATTAATCAAGCGTCGAAAAATAAGGGATTTTTCGCTGGAAAGCCGTATGTGATGGTATGCGTGCCGTATGGAATTACAGCGGTGGAAGAGCGTGCGGTCATCGATGCGACAAGACAAGCTGGAGCGCGTGATGCGTACACGATTGAAGAGCCGTTTGCAGCGGCAATTGGAGCGAATTTACCAGTATGGGAACCAACGGGAAGCATGGTCGTTGATATTGGTGGGGGAACGACGGAAGTGGCCGTCATTTCGCTCGGTGGCATCGTCACGAGCCAATCGATCCGCATCGCTGGTGACGAAATGGACGAAGCCATTATTCAATACATTCGCAAAACGTACAACTTAATGATCGGCGAGCGGACAGCGGAGGCAATCAAAGTCGAAATTGGCTCGGCTGGAAACCCAGAAGGAATTGGCTCAATGGAAATTCGTGGACGCGATTTATTGACCGGTTTACCAAAAACGATTGAAATTACAGCCGAAGAAATCGCCGGGGCGCTTCATGACACCGTATACGCAATCGTTGATTCAGTAAAAAATACGCTCGAAAAAACGCCACCGGAATTAGCAGCGGATATTATGGATCGCGGCATCGTTTTAACAGGGGGCGGCGCATTGCTTCGCAACCTCGATAAAGTCATTAGTAAAGAAACGGACATGCCAGTCATCGTTGCCGAAAATCCGTTAGATTGCGTTGCGATCGGGACAGGAAAAGCGCTCGATCATATTCATTTGTTTAAAAATAAAGCAAGAGATCATCACTAG
- the radC gene encoding RadC family protein, with amino-acid sequence MTLMIRDVPKEARPRERLLSDGPESLSNQELLALLLRTGTKKESVLQLAQRLLHHFEGLRLLKDATVEEMTSIKGIGEAKAIQILAAIELGRRIGRLTYDERYVIRSPEDGAKYVMDDMRFLSQEHFVAIYLNTKNQVIHRKTVFIGSLNASIVHPREVFKEAIKRSAASIICVHNHPSGDPTPSREDIEVTRRLAECGRIIGIELLDHLIIGDQKFISLKEKGYV; translated from the coding sequence ATGACGTTAATGATTCGCGACGTTCCGAAAGAGGCGCGGCCGCGAGAACGGCTTCTTTCGGACGGACCGGAGAGCTTATCGAATCAAGAACTGTTAGCGCTTTTACTGCGCACAGGCACAAAAAAAGAGTCGGTGCTGCAACTTGCCCAGCGCTTGCTCCACCATTTTGAAGGGCTTCGTTTATTAAAAGACGCAACCGTCGAAGAAATGACGAGCATTAAAGGGATTGGCGAAGCGAAGGCGATTCAAATTTTAGCCGCGATTGAACTTGGTCGGCGCATCGGCCGCCTCACTTATGACGAACGATACGTAATTCGTTCGCCGGAAGATGGGGCAAAATATGTGATGGACGATATGCGCTTTTTATCCCAAGAACATTTTGTTGCCATTTATTTAAATACGAAAAATCAAGTCATCCACCGCAAAACGGTTTTCATCGGGAGTTTAAACGCCTCCATCGTTCACCCGCGCGAAGTATTTAAAGAAGCCATTAAACGCTCTGCCGCTTCTATTATTTGCGTCCATAACCATCCTTCAGGGGATCCGACCCCAAGCCGTGAAGACATCGAAGTGACACGCAGACTTGCCGAATGCGGTCGCATTATCGGCATTGAGCTGTTAGATCATCTCATTATCGGCGACCAAAAATTCATCAGCTTGAAAGAAAAAGGATATGTGTAA
- the mreD gene encoding rod shape-determining protein MreD: protein MRKLFLPFLSVVFFVSESLFVELWPKHLWYEQYVFVPRFLLIFLLFVTVYVTRTHGMVYGVIFGLLYDVVYTEILGVYMFAFPLIAYIAAKVMKWFHTHLAVTCFLSMVFISVLECYVYGIQLLIGKTTMSFEQFYSYRLLPTLLVNALFLLVFSYPLKQRLVKMCEREE from the coding sequence GTGAGAAAGCTGTTTCTTCCTTTTCTTTCAGTTGTTTTTTTTGTTAGTGAAAGCTTGTTTGTCGAGTTATGGCCCAAACATCTATGGTATGAGCAGTACGTGTTTGTGCCGCGCTTTTTATTAATTTTTCTTCTTTTTGTCACCGTTTATGTGACGCGAACACATGGGATGGTATACGGCGTAATTTTCGGTCTATTATACGACGTTGTGTATACTGAGATTCTCGGCGTTTATATGTTTGCTTTTCCATTAATCGCTTACATCGCAGCGAAGGTGATGAAATGGTTTCACACACATTTAGCAGTGACTTGTTTTCTTAGTATGGTGTTCATTTCTGTCCTTGAATGTTATGTATATGGAATTCAATTGCTAATCGGAAAAACCACGATGTCGTTCGAGCAATTTTATTCGTATCGCCTGTTGCCGACATTGCTTGTCAATGCCCTTTTTCTTCTTGTTTTTTCGTATCCGCTAAAACAGCGGTTAGTAAAGATGTGCGAGCGGGAAGAATGA
- a CDS encoding Maf family protein, which yields MTQLILASSSPRRRQLLEMAGLRFDVLVSEIDEQIQSNESPEQIVQTLAVQKAKAVQPTNPNAYIIGADTIVVYNGQILGKPKTTEEAHEMLRALSGKTHDVFTGVAIISPHEETTFVEWTEVTFWELTEEEIAAYIETGEPMDKAGAYGIQGRGALFVKRIVGDYYAVMGLPLAKTVRELAKLGWKKEGNT from the coding sequence ATGACACAGCTTATTTTGGCCTCTAGTTCTCCTCGCCGCCGGCAGCTACTCGAAATGGCTGGTCTCCGTTTTGACGTCCTCGTTAGTGAAATCGACGAACAAATCCAATCAAACGAATCTCCAGAGCAAATCGTTCAGACGCTTGCTGTTCAAAAAGCAAAAGCGGTACAACCAACGAATCCCAATGCGTATATTATCGGTGCGGACACCATCGTCGTCTATAACGGACAGATTCTCGGGAAGCCAAAGACGACGGAGGAAGCGCACGAAATGTTGCGCGCATTATCTGGGAAAACGCACGACGTATTTACCGGCGTCGCTATTATCTCTCCACACGAAGAAACGACGTTTGTCGAGTGGACGGAAGTAACATTTTGGGAATTAACGGAAGAAGAAATTGCTGCTTACATCGAAACAGGCGAGCCGATGGATAAAGCAGGGGCATACGGCATTCAAGGGAGAGGAGCATTGTTTGTCAAGCGCATTGTCGGTGATTATTATGCCGTAATGGGCTTACCTCTTGCCAAAACAGTACGGGAATTAGCGAAACTCGGTTGGAAAAAGGAGGGGAATACATGA
- a CDS encoding M50 family metallopeptidase, whose amino-acid sequence MNKYVALLAKVHLHPLFWLLSGLAVVTAHFKQLLILFSIVFIHELGHAIAAQWFSWRVKRILLLPFGGVAEMDEYGNRPFREELVVTLAGPAQHVWLVGGAFLLWKYDILSFAYWQLFFHYNVAIVALNLLPVWPLDGGKLLFLLLTRLLPFSRAHRQTIIYSCAVLFVVIVGIFFFAPKQLDLWLIVVFLLFSLWKEWKHHPYIIMRFLLERYYGKKGQYAKWRPLTVEETETVWNVLDKFYRGQKHSIIVGKQAKDRAILDENELLHAVFADKQPNIPVGRLLYG is encoded by the coding sequence TTGAATAAGTACGTAGCATTATTGGCGAAAGTTCATCTCCATCCGCTCTTTTGGTTGTTAAGCGGGCTGGCAGTAGTGACGGCGCATTTTAAGCAACTACTTATTTTGTTTTCGATTGTTTTCATTCATGAATTAGGGCATGCTATTGCCGCGCAATGGTTTTCTTGGCGTGTGAAGCGCATTTTATTGCTTCCGTTTGGTGGAGTGGCAGAAATGGATGAATACGGCAATCGCCCATTTCGCGAAGAGCTAGTTGTCACGCTTGCTGGCCCAGCGCAGCACGTTTGGCTAGTTGGTGGTGCCTTTCTTTTATGGAAATACGATATATTGTCATTTGCCTATTGGCAGTTGTTTTTCCATTATAACGTGGCGATTGTTGCGCTCAATCTTTTGCCCGTTTGGCCGCTCGATGGCGGTAAGCTTCTCTTTCTTTTATTGACGCGTTTACTCCCATTTAGCCGTGCGCATCGGCAAACCATTATCTATTCGTGCGCAGTGTTATTTGTTGTCATTGTGGGCATTTTCTTTTTTGCACCGAAACAATTGGATCTTTGGCTAATTGTCGTTTTTTTGCTTTTTTCCCTATGGAAAGAATGGAAACACCATCCGTATATCATCATGCGCTTTTTGTTGGAAAGGTATTATGGCAAAAAAGGACAATATGCAAAATGGCGTCCGCTAACCGTGGAGGAAACAGAAACAGTGTGGAACGTTCTAGATAAATTTTATCGGGGGCAAAAACATTCTATCATCGTTGGGAAGCAAGCGAAGGATCGCGCCATTTTAGATGAAAATGAGTTGTTGCATGCCGTTTTTGCCGACAAGCAGCCAAACATTCCTGTCGGGCGGCTTCTCTATGGATGA
- the rplU gene encoding 50S ribosomal protein L21, with protein sequence MYAIIETGGKQIKVQEGQEVYIEKLDVAEGETVTFDKVLFVGGEIVKVGNPTVEGATVTAKVQKHGRQKKIIVFKYKPKKNYRRKQGHRQPYTKVVIEKINA encoded by the coding sequence ATGTACGCAATTATCGAAACTGGTGGAAAACAAATTAAAGTGCAAGAAGGTCAAGAAGTTTACATCGAGAAGCTTGACGTTGCAGAAGGAGAAACTGTGACGTTCGACAAAGTATTATTTGTCGGCGGCGAAATAGTGAAAGTAGGCAATCCTACAGTAGAAGGCGCAACGGTAACGGCGAAAGTACAAAAACACGGCCGTCAAAAGAAAATTATCGTGTTCAAGTACAAGCCGAAAAAGAACTATCGCCGCAAACAAGGTCACCGTCAACCTTACACAAAAGTAGTGATCGAAAAAATTAACGCGTAA
- a CDS encoding ribosomal-processing cysteine protease Prp, with amino-acid sequence MIHVEVERTDDGKIASFTMSGHAQFAKRGQDIVCAGASAVSFGAINAVMALTNVKPRITQGESGYLRCELPSVEDAQTSERVQLLLEAMLVSLQTIEKEYGKYIRIADKSRR; translated from the coding sequence ATGATACATGTGGAAGTAGAGCGCACAGACGATGGAAAAATTGCCTCGTTTACGATGAGCGGACACGCCCAATTCGCGAAACGCGGGCAAGATATCGTATGTGCTGGAGCCTCTGCAGTGTCGTTTGGTGCGATTAATGCGGTAATGGCTTTAACGAACGTAAAACCGCGCATTACGCAAGGAGAAAGCGGATATTTGCGCTGTGAGCTTCCAAGTGTGGAAGATGCGCAAACAAGCGAAAGAGTGCAGCTTCTTTTGGAAGCGATGCTCGTTTCATTGCAGACGATTGAAAAAGAGTATGGGAAATATATTCGAATTGCCGACAAATCTAGGAGGTGA
- the mreC gene encoding rod shape-determining protein MreC, which produces MPQFFLNKRLILLLVSIIFLVALIGFSLKDRKELTWSEQFVKDTSGFVQFLFHQPAQLVAGFFENVQDMKNTYKENKLLKARLEEYVMLEAEVQTLKKENEELRAVLDKKESLRDFIPIEATVIGRNPDRWQEMVIINKGEQQGIKKDMAVITSSGLIGKIQHASQFTSTVQLLSAIDRQNRISAYVQGKDGSVFGLIEGYDDKRQALLFKQIPFDANIEKNQLVLTSGLGGIFPKGLPIGEVEEVVPDEYGLTKMAYVKPAANFYDVDEVIVVKRKIDAVQEGETK; this is translated from the coding sequence ATGCCACAATTCTTTTTAAACAAACGACTGATTTTATTGCTCGTCAGTATTATTTTTCTCGTGGCATTGATTGGTTTTTCTTTGAAGGACCGGAAAGAATTAACGTGGTCGGAGCAGTTTGTAAAAGATACTTCCGGTTTTGTCCAGTTTTTGTTTCATCAGCCCGCACAGCTCGTTGCGGGCTTCTTTGAGAATGTACAAGACATGAAAAATACATATAAAGAAAACAAGCTATTAAAAGCGCGGTTAGAAGAGTATGTGATGTTAGAAGCAGAGGTGCAGACGCTCAAAAAAGAAAACGAAGAACTTCGTGCAGTGCTTGATAAAAAAGAAAGTTTGCGTGATTTTATCCCCATTGAAGCGACCGTTATTGGAAGAAACCCAGACCGTTGGCAAGAAATGGTCATTATTAATAAAGGAGAACAGCAAGGGATTAAAAAAGATATGGCGGTGATTACATCGTCTGGACTCATTGGAAAAATTCAGCATGCATCGCAGTTTACGTCAACGGTGCAACTACTGAGCGCCATTGATAGGCAAAATCGTATTTCTGCTTACGTCCAAGGAAAAGACGGTAGCGTGTTTGGGTTGATTGAGGGATATGATGATAAGCGGCAAGCACTGCTTTTTAAACAGATTCCATTTGATGCAAACATCGAAAAAAATCAACTCGTCTTAACGTCTGGGCTTGGCGGCATTTTTCCGAAAGGGCTTCCGATTGGCGAAGTGGAAGAGGTTGTGCCAGATGAGTATGGATTGACGAAAATGGCATACGTCAAACCAGCGGCTAACTTTTACGATGTCGACGAAGTGATTGTCGTCAAACGGAAAATTGATGCCGTGCAAGAGGGGGAAACGAAGTGA
- a CDS encoding M23 family metallopeptidase, with protein MDKRVRDVRKRIERRKRETSRISRPFDLIDEERYGQPIVTYDRYVTDEKPPFFRKELVLVKTFFAACLVLIAAIAFKNPSETLQPIRSLVKQTMTQEFQFAAISKWYEQQFGEPLAILPTEKGKKSSNSPTYAIPATGRVLEKFTENGQGIMVETDNNASVEAMSEGIVIFTGTKEKIGKTVIIQHADGSESWYGNLGTITVKLYDFVEKGKEVGKAANETNGAKGVFYFAIKQGDRFIDPIQVVPFE; from the coding sequence ATGGATAAGCGTGTGCGCGACGTTCGCAAACGAATCGAAAGACGAAAGCGAGAAACGAGCCGAATTTCCCGTCCGTTTGACCTGATCGACGAAGAACGATACGGACAGCCGATCGTTACGTATGACCGGTACGTAACGGACGAGAAGCCGCCGTTTTTTCGTAAAGAACTAGTGTTAGTAAAAACGTTTTTTGCTGCTTGCCTCGTCTTAATAGCAGCAATCGCGTTTAAAAATCCGTCCGAAACGCTTCAGCCTATTCGTTCGCTCGTAAAACAGACGATGACGCAAGAATTTCAATTTGCTGCCATCTCAAAATGGTATGAACAACAATTTGGTGAACCACTTGCCATTTTGCCTACGGAAAAGGGGAAAAAGTCATCGAATTCACCGACCTATGCGATTCCTGCGACAGGGCGAGTACTTGAAAAATTTACGGAAAATGGACAAGGAATTATGGTTGAAACAGACAATAATGCTTCGGTGGAAGCCATGAGCGAAGGAATCGTCATTTTCACTGGAACGAAAGAAAAAATCGGCAAAACGGTTATCATTCAACACGCGGATGGAAGCGAATCATGGTACGGGAATTTAGGAACGATTACGGTCAAACTGTATGATTTTGTTGAAAAGGGAAAAGAAGTCGGAAAAGCGGCAAACGAAACAAACGGCGCTAAAGGGGTATTTTATTTTGCCATTAAGCAAGGCGACCGCTTCATTGACCCAATTCAGGTGGTTCCGTTTGAATAA